One Halichondria panicea chromosome 6, odHalPani1.1, whole genome shotgun sequence genomic window carries:
- the LOC135337582 gene encoding phospholipase A2 group XV-like, translating into MMQLLTLVVISVAVVILLEQCEATPSPIVLIPGVMGSQLQVKDQTSSKLCSTGRKYKELWISPLRVTLYNICAKRELPLRYDANTNSYHNNTKVEIHVPGFGGTSSVEYLNPGWINTLPYFHDTVKYFVDRGYKRGKTIRGAPYDWRLAADELEKRWYFNRLKSMIEDMYKTNGNTKVTLVVHSMGGLVSLHFLTGFSGINQAWKDKHIHAYVTLSAAWSGGAATVQSVISGYHGIPDLLLFAYDLISDFIVPICRTFESIPWLFPKPSVFGNVAFISTPSKTYSANDYEQLFRDINAPNIYRAFQGVQGLVSDYPAPNVPTYCFYGVGVPTPEKFTYSKDLTPSNAIGLRPVVKNGDGDGSVNTISSRVCHRWSSMPSKYSFRYKTFNKINHAKIVSNSKVLGDIGAIVGAPPKRKSLIKSIWMMNSRTERHAE; encoded by the exons atgatgcagcTGCTAACGCTGGTAGTGATCAGTGTTGCTGTGGTGATACTACTCGAGCAATGTGAGGCTACCCCATCACCCATTGTCCTCA TTCCGGGTGTGATGGGTTCCCAACTCCAAGTTAAGGATCAGACCTCGAGTAAATTGTGTTCCACTGGTCGCAAATACAAGGAGCTATGGATATCTCCATTACGAGTCACCCTCTACAATATCTGTGCCAAGAGAGAGCTGCC ATTGAGATACGACGCAAACACCAACTCCTACCACAACAATACTAAAGTGGAGATCCATGTTCCTGGATTTGGTGGGACATCGAGTGTGGAATATCTCAACCCTGGATGGATAAATACACTCCCTTATTTTCACGACACGGTGAAATACTTTGtcgatcgaggctacaaaagagGAAAAACTATTCGAGGGGCTCCTTATGACTGGAGATTGGCTGCAG ACGAGCTTGAGAAGAGATGGTATTTCAATCGTCTCAAATCGATGATTGAAGACATGTACAAAACTAACGGCAATACCAAGGTGACCCTGGTCGTACACAGTATGGGGGGTCTCGTTTCCCTGCACTTTCTGACTGGCTTCAGTGGGATTAACCAAGCATGGAAAGATAAGCACATCCATGCGTACGTTACATTGTCAGCTGCTTGGTCTGGTGGTGCAGCGACTGTTCAAAGTGTCATATCTGGTTACCATGGTATTCCTGACTTGCTGTTATTTGCGTACGATTTGATCAGCGACTTTATTGTTCCGATTTGTCGTACATTCGAGAGTATTCCTTGGTTGTTTCCGAAGCCCTCAGTGTTTGGCAATGTTGCTTTTATATCAACACCGTCCAAAACATACTCAGCTAACGATTATGAACAGCTGTTTCGTGACATCAATGCTCCAAATATCTATCGAGCTTTTCAAGGCGTGCAAGGTCTAGTATCAGACTACCCCGCTCCCAATGTACCAACGTACTGTTTCTATGGAGTTGGTGTACCTACCCCGGAAAAATTCACCTATTCAAAAGATCTGACACCTAGCAACGCTATTGGCTTGCGACCAGTTGTTAAAAACGGTGACGGGGACGGATCAGTAAACACTATTAGCTCTAGGGTATGTCACAGGTGGTCAAGTATGCCTTCCAAATATTCGTTTCGGTACAAGACCTTCAACAAAATAAATCATGCCAAGATTGTGTCTAACAGCAAAGTTCTCGGAGACATTGGTGCAATAGTTGGGGCACCTCCAAAGCGTAAAAGCTTGATAAAAAGTATTTGGATGATGAATTCTAGAACTGAAAGACATGCAGAATGA
- the LOC135337580 gene encoding phospholipase A2 group XV-like isoform X2 gives MMQLLTLVVISVAVVILLEQCEATPSPIVLIPGVMGSQLQVKDQTASKLCSTGHKYKDLWISPLRVTLHNICAKRELPLRYDANTNSYHNNTKVEIHVPGFGGTSSVEYLNPGLMNTLPYFHDTVKYFVDRSYKRGKTIRGAERLAADELDKRGYFHRLKTMIEDMYKTNGNTKVTLVVHSMGGLVFLHFLTGFSGINQAWKDKYIHVYVTLSAAWSGGAATVQSVISGYHGIPDLLLFAYNLISNFIVPIGRTFESIPWLFPKASVFGNVAFISTPSKTYSANDYEQLFRDINAPNIYRAFQGVQGLVSDYPAPNVPTYCFYGVGVPTPEKFTYSKDLTPSNAIGL, from the exons atgatgcagcTGCTAACGCTGGTAGTGATCAGTGTTGCTGTGGTGATACTACTCGAGCAATGTGAGGCTACCCCATCACCCATTGTCCTCA TTCCGGGTGTGATGGGTTCCCAACTCCAAGTTAAGGATCAGACCGCGAGTAAATTGTGTTCCACTGGTCACAAATACAAGGACCTATGGATATCTCCATTACGAGTCACCCTCCACAATATCTGTGCCAAGAGAGAGCTGCC ATTGAGATACGACGCAAACACCAACTCCTACCACAACAATACTAAAGTGGAGATCCATGTTCCTGGATTTGGCGGGACATCGAGTGTGGAATATCTCAACCCTGGATTGATGAATACACTCCCTTATTTTCACGACACGGTGAAATACTTTGTTGATCGAAGTTACAAAAGAGGAAAAACTATTCGAGGGGCTGAGAGATTGGCTGCAG ATGAACTTGATAAGAGAGGATACTTCCATCGTCTCAAGACGATGATTGAAGACATGTACAAAACTAACGGCAATACCAAGGTGACCCTGGTCGTACACAGTATGGGGGGTCTCGTTTTCCTGCACTTTCTAACTGGCTTCAGTGGGATTAACCAAGCATGGAAGGATAAGTACATCCATGTGTACGTTACATTGTCAGCTGCTTGGTCTGGTGGTGCAGCGACTGTTCAAAGTGTCATATCTGGTTACCATGGTATTCCTGACTTGCTGTTATTTGCGTACAATTTGATCAGCAACTTTATTGTTCCGATTGGTCGTACATTCGAGAGTATTCCTTGGTTGTTTCCGAAGGCCTCAGTGTTTGGCAATGTTGCTTTTATATCAACACCGTCCAAAACATACTCGGCTAACGATTATGAACAGCTGTTTCGTGACATCAATGCTCCAAATATCTATCGAGCTTTTCAAGGCGTGCAAGGTCTAGTATCAGACTACCCTGCTCCCAATGTACCAACGTACTGTTTCTATGGAGTTGGTGTACCTACCCCGGAAAAATTCACCTATTCAAAAGATCTGACACCTAGCAATGCTATTGGCTTGTGA
- the LOC135337580 gene encoding phospholipase A2 group XV-like isoform X3 yields MGSQLQVKDQTASKLCSTGHKYKDLWISPLRVTLHNICAKRELPLRYDANTNSYHNNTKVEIHVPGFGGTSSVEYLNPGLMNTLPYFHDTVKYFVDRSYKRGKTIRGAERLAADELDKRGYFHRLKTMIEDMYKTNGNTKVTLVVHSMGGLVFLHFLTGFSGINQAWKDKYIHVYVTLSAAWSGGAATVQSVISGYHGIPDLLLFAYNLISNFIVPIGRTFESIPWLFPKASVFGNVAFISTPSKTYSANDYEQLFRDINAPNIYRAFQGVQGLVSDYPAPNVPTYCFYGVGVPTPEKFTYSKDLTPSNAIGL; encoded by the exons ATGGGTTCCCAACTCCAAGTTAAGGATCAGACCGCGAGTAAATTGTGTTCCACTGGTCACAAATACAAGGACCTATGGATATCTCCATTACGAGTCACCCTCCACAATATCTGTGCCAAGAGAGAGCTGCC ATTGAGATACGACGCAAACACCAACTCCTACCACAACAATACTAAAGTGGAGATCCATGTTCCTGGATTTGGCGGGACATCGAGTGTGGAATATCTCAACCCTGGATTGATGAATACACTCCCTTATTTTCACGACACGGTGAAATACTTTGTTGATCGAAGTTACAAAAGAGGAAAAACTATTCGAGGGGCTGAGAGATTGGCTGCAG ATGAACTTGATAAGAGAGGATACTTCCATCGTCTCAAGACGATGATTGAAGACATGTACAAAACTAACGGCAATACCAAGGTGACCCTGGTCGTACACAGTATGGGGGGTCTCGTTTTCCTGCACTTTCTAACTGGCTTCAGTGGGATTAACCAAGCATGGAAGGATAAGTACATCCATGTGTACGTTACATTGTCAGCTGCTTGGTCTGGTGGTGCAGCGACTGTTCAAAGTGTCATATCTGGTTACCATGGTATTCCTGACTTGCTGTTATTTGCGTACAATTTGATCAGCAACTTTATTGTTCCGATTGGTCGTACATTCGAGAGTATTCCTTGGTTGTTTCCGAAGGCCTCAGTGTTTGGCAATGTTGCTTTTATATCAACACCGTCCAAAACATACTCGGCTAACGATTATGAACAGCTGTTTCGTGACATCAATGCTCCAAATATCTATCGAGCTTTTCAAGGCGTGCAAGGTCTAGTATCAGACTACCCTGCTCCCAATGTACCAACGTACTGTTTCTATGGAGTTGGTGTACCTACCCCGGAAAAATTCACCTATTCAAAAGATCTGACACCTAGCAATGCTATTGGCTTGTGA